Part of the Solanum pennellii chromosome 10, SPENNV200 genome is shown below.
AGTTGTTTTAGGAAAGAAATGTGCTTTTGGAATTGAATTTATAGCTAACACATAGGTAACATTGGttgtttatgaaaattattCATGTTTTATCTTCGATTTTTTACTGATCTAATCAATGTGTTTTTTCTatgtatatatcatataattgattttgttcACTCAATAATTCTTTACTTCTGATGTTAACTTTTCGTTCGGTTAGCTATTCGATGGGACTAAAATCCCTACCTAATCCTCGATGTGTGAGATGATTGAAATGATCATTTTTCGATTGAACCAATATCCCTATCTAATCCTCAACGTGTGAGATGattaaaatgatcatttttTGATAGAACCAATATCCCTATCTAATCCTCAATGTGTGAGAGATGTCTCTTCGATAGAACCTAGATCGCTATCTAATCCTAAAAGCGTATAACATGTTTGAAGTGGTATTAGCTTTTTGATAGAACCAAGATCGTACCTGAATATCCTTAATTTTTGCTTTGAAGACTGATTCAAAAGGATCATGATGAATattgaaaaatcaatttttttttaatccaatggagtaattttaattttaaggtTTCACCTTTTGCTATTAAATTTGTAAGATTGGAAGTGGTGTATTTCCACTAAAGATGATTTCTGGTGAAGTAcaaacttttattaatttattttatgtattcaCCACTTAAAGTGAAGTGAATACAAAGTGCTTGTATAAAACACTCAAAAGTTCAGATTTTTCAGGATGAATGAGCAAGCTACACAAGATAACAATCCCTCTGCTCCAACAATCCTTCCAGCAAAGCGAAGGCGTGGACGGCCACGCAAAGATGGAGGTGTTGCCAAGAGAGGGAATTTGCAGTCAGCAGCGATGACAGCTCCAGCACCCGAAAACATCAAGAAAGTTCAACGAAATGCTGTTGAAGTAAACCAAAAAGATGGCATTATTGGCAGTAACAACGGTGTAGGACAGATGGTTTCTGGTGTCGTTGATGGTCGTTTTGATGCAGGGTACTTCATTACTGTGAGGGTTGGTAATAGCAGCACCACGCTCCGCGGATTAGTCTTCCAGCCAGGGAGATTTGCCCCAATTACACCAGCAAATGATGTTGCCCCATCAGCTACAATGTATCACAGGAATCAAGTTGCTATAAACCAGCTTCAGCAAGAACAACAGCCAAATGTGGCACCAGGACAACAAGTTTTAACTTCTAACCCAATGTCAACTGCTCCATTTATACCAAATACCAACCAATTTCCTCCTGTTATGGCACCTAATGAGGGACGATGCAACGTCACTTCAACCTTGGGTGAAAAAGTCATGCTGCAGCAGCCAAATCAAGATCAAAGAGTCCAAATCCACCAATCCCATCTTACCATTCCGGTGGAAAATCTTAGAATGGTTGAAAAGGATGAAGTGATGCGGGTATTTGAAATCCCGAACCAATCAGAAGGGACTACTAAAATGGTTGCAGAATCCATATTGGAACCAAAAGGTAGTGACGGAACTAGCAATCAGGTACAAAAAGCTCAAAACCAACTCATGGGCTCAATGTTTCAGTCTGACATTCTTTTTCATGGTAACCTTAACAGCCCAAGTGgtgaaattcatcataatccTGTTGTGTCTAAGTCTCAAGAGGCGTTAGACAACCAACAGATTGAATCTGAATCTAAGAATGATAAGCAACCGAATCCTGAGCAGTCGTATATCCAAACTTTACTCCAGCCTGGAGAGTTGGTTCACTGTGAAGCCAAGAAACTCGAGATCCACCAATCTCCTCCTGTAAACGCTCAAACTCAACTCTACTCCTCCCAAGGGCTTCCTCCAATGAATGAAGAGATTCAGCTAAAACAATGGACTCATGGTGGACAAG
Proteins encoded:
- the LOC107001884 gene encoding uncharacterized protein LOC107001884, which codes for MNEQATQDNNPSAPTILPAKRRRGRPRKDGGVAKRGNLQSAAMTAPAPENIKKVQRNAVEVNQKDGIIGSNNGVGQMVSGVVDGRFDAGYFITVRVGNSSTTLRGLVFQPGRFAPITPANDVAPSATMYHRNQVAINQLQQEQQPNVAPGQQVLTSNPMSTAPFIPNTNQFPPVMAPNEGRCNVTSTLGEKVMLQQPNQDQRVQIHQSHLTIPVENLRMVEKDEVMRVFEIPNQSEGTTKMVAESILEPKGSDGTSNQVQKAQNQLMGSMFQSDILFHGNLNSPSGEIHHNPVVSKSQEALDNQQIESESKNDKQPNPEQSYIQTLLQPGELVHCEAKKLEIHQSPPVNAQTQLYSSQGLPPMNEEIQLKQWTHGGQENPQNQFNQSTLFAELNSVSPAAETQVQPSNELKSTFLEQNYVQMTQPLEVGANENPNPEINQVLVAGETQVVHEESIRTTSMDFMMENLNYPKNDEPQSIHIGPEVDLSRNVETANETKQSSDPPGDKLVLGSQLSPQQQEVETDNSDHSAKLETQNKSCDGGNINLEMFHQVKP